A window of the Gossypium hirsutum isolate 1008001.06 chromosome A05, Gossypium_hirsutum_v2.1, whole genome shotgun sequence genome harbors these coding sequences:
- the LOC107961291 gene encoding patatin-like protein 2 codes for MKHQLPTYGEIITILSIDGGGIRGIIPGTILAFLEAQLQKLDGEEARLADYFDIIAGTSTGGLVTAMITAPNEKNRPLFAAKDIKDFYLEHCPKIFPQDTSPFAAAASLMKTMAGPKYDGKYLHKLVREKLGDARLSQTLTNVVIPTFDIKQLQPKIFSTYELKINPWKDALLSDICIGTSAAPTYLPAHYFKTEDSNGVAKEFHLIDGAVAANDPALVAVSEMTKQIVRRAPKYFPIKPTDYSKFVVISLGTGSAKSEGKFDSENAAKWGILGWLSSENSSPLVDVFTQASSDMAEYHLAAVFQAFQSENSYLRIQDDTLEGPLASVDISTKENLENIVKVGEDLLKKPVSRVNLETGKFEPCNQGTNEEALVRMAKVLSKEKRLRDMKAPRGTTATKLRNASNC; via the exons ATGAAACATCAACTTCCCACCTACGGTGAAATAATCACCATCCTTAGCATTGATGGAGGTGGGATTAGAGGAATCATACCAGGAACCATACTTGCTTTTCTTGAGGCTCAACTTCag AAACTGGATGGTGAGGAGGCGAGACTTGCTGACTATTTTGATATCATTGCTGGGACTAGTACCGGCGGCCTTGTGACTGCCATGATCACAGCCCCGAACGAGAAGAATCGTCCTCTTTTTGCTGCAAAAGATataaaggacttttatcttgaaCACTGTCCTAAAATTTTCCCCCAAGACAC GTCGCCATTTGCAGCTGCTGCAAGTTTGATGAAAACTATGGCAGGGCCGAAATATGATGGTAAATATCTGCATAAGCTCGTAAGAGAAAAGTTGGGAGATGCAAGATTGAGCCAGACACTGACCAACGTTGTGATCCCAACTTTTGACATCAAGCAACTCCAGCCAAAAATCTTCTCCACCTATGAG CTGAAGATTAACCCTTGGAAAGATGCTTTGCTCTCGGATATATGCATTGGAACCTCCGCAGCTCCAACTTACCTACCAGCTCACTATTTTAAGACCGAAGATTCTAATGGTGTAGCGAAAGAATTCCATCTCATTGATGGTGCTGTCGCTGCAAACGATCCG GCTTTAGTTGCTGTAAGCGAAATGACCAAACAAATCGTTCGCAGAGCCCCTAAATACTTTCCAATAAAACCAACAGACTATTCTAAGTTCGTGGTTATATCTTTGGGCACTGGTTCAGCCAAATCGGAAGGGAAGTTTGATTCAGAGAACGCTGCCAAATGGGGAATTTTGGGATGGTTGAGTAGTGAAAACTCTTCTCCATTGGTCGATGTTTTCACCCAAGCAAGCAGCGACATGGCTGAATATCACCTTGCCGCTGTTTTCCAAGCCTTTCAATCTGAAAATAGTTATCTCCGTATCCAG GACGATACACTAGAGGGTCCACTTGCATCTGTGGATATTTCTACTAAAGAAAACTTGGAGAATATTGTGAAAGTTGGGGAAGATTTATTGAAAAAACCAGTTTCAAGGGTGAACTTGGAGACTGGTAAATTTGAGCCCTGTAACCAGGGAACAAATGAAGAGGCTCTCGTAAG AATGGCTAAAGTGCTATCCAAGGAGAAGCGGCTTCGTGACATGAAAGCACCACGTGGAACAACTGCCACAAAATTAAGAAATGCATCAAATTGTTAA
- the LOC107958106 gene encoding 26S proteasome non-ATPase regulatory subunit 14 homolog, protein MSGLDRLQRMFAGAGGALGHPPPDSPTLDSSEQVYISSLALLKMLKHGRAGVPMEVMGLMLGEFVDEYTVRVVDVFAMPQSGTGVSVEAVDHVFQTNMLDMLKQTGRPEMVVGWYHSHPGFGCWLSGVDINTQQSFEALNQRAVAVVVDPIQSVKGKVVIDAFRLINPQTMMLGQEPRQTTSNLGHLNKPSIQALIHGLNRHYYSIAINYRKNELEEKMLLNLHKKKWTDGLTLRCFDTHSKTNEQTVQEMLNLAIKYNKAVQEEDELPPEKLAIANVGRQDAKKHLEEHVSNLMSSNIVQTLGTMLDTVVF, encoded by the exons ATGTCAGGATTGGACCGTTTGCAAAGGATGTTCGCCGGTGCTGGCGGCGCTTTGGGTCATCCGCCTCCGGATTCCCCGACCCTTGATTCTTCGGAGCAGGTCTATATCTCCTCTCTCGCCCTCCTCAAAATGCTCAAGCATG GAAGAGCTGGAGTTCCCATGGAAGTTATGGGTTTGATGTTGGGAGAGTTTGTTGATGAGTACACTGTGCGTGTCGTGGATGTCTTCGCAATGCCACAGAGTGGTACCGGTGTTAGTGTCGAAGCTGTGGATCATGTTTTCCAAACGAATATGCTTGACATGCTCAAACAAACTGGAAG GCCAGAGATGGTTGTGGGTTGGTACCATTCACATCCAGGATTCGGCTGCTGGCTTTCTGGTGTCGACATAAACACACAGCAG AGTTTTGAAGCTTTGAATCAAAGGGCTGTAGCAGTGGTGGTCGACCCAATTCAGAGTGTTAAGGGGAAGGTGGTGATTGATGCATTCCGTTTGATCAATCCACAAACCATGATGCTTGGCCAAGAACCACGTCAGACAACTTCCAATCTAGGGCATCTTAATAAGCCATCTATCCAA GCCTTGATCCATGGACTAAATAGACACTACTACTCTATAGCCATTAACTACAGAAAGAATGAACTTGAGGAAAAGATGCTATTGAATCTTCATAAAAAGAAGTGGACAGATGGACTGACACTTCGGTGTTTTGATACCCATTCGAAAACCAATGAACAGACTGTTCAG GAAATGCTGAATTTAGCTATAAAATACAACAAGGCAGTGCAGGAGGAAGATGAATTACCCCCTGAGAAGCTAGCAATAGCAAATGTTGGGAGACAAGATGCCAAGAAGCACTTAGAGGAACACGTCTCAAACTTGATGTCCTCAAACATAGTTCAGACTTTGGGAACTATGCTTGACACTGTCGTGTTC
- the LOC107958104 gene encoding patatin-like protein 2: MEGIPKHIIPKFNFFTDSPRSPCQPPTYGNLITILSIDGGGIRGLIPGTILAFLESQLQKLDGEQARLADYFDIIAGTSTGGLVTAMLTTPDPKQENRPLFAAKDINEFYLEHCPKIFPQDSSPFAPAANVVKSLMGPKYDGKYLHDLVREMLGETRLHQTLTNVVIPTFDIKQLQPKIFSTYEVKTDPCTDVLLSDICIATSAAPTYLPAHHFETQDSTGKIRKEFNLIDGGVAANNPTLVAINEVSKEILRGNPHFFPIKPTDYTRFLVVSLGTGSPKSEEKYHANRAAKWGVLGWLTSEHSTPLVDIFMQASNDMVDFHIAGFFQALHSEDSYLRIQDDTLSQQMSTLDIATKENLENLVKVGQELLKKPVSRVNLENGQFEPAGTVTNEDALIRLAEVLSMEKRLRDMRSPLGNFAMKENKGCAQINNTMT, from the exons ATGGAAGGAATTCCTAAACATATTATTCCAAAATTCAACTTCTTCACGGATAGCCCGAGATCACCTTGTCAACCTCCCACATATGGGAATTTGATTACTATTCTTAGCATTGATGGAGGGGGTATCAGAGGGCTTATTCCTGGAACTATACTTGCATTTTTAGAGTCTCAGCTTCAG AAGCTGGATGGTGAGCAAGCGAGATTGGctgattattttgatattattgcTGGGACGAGCACTGGTGGCCTCGTCACTGCCATGCTAACTACCCCAGATCCCAAACAAGAGAATCGCCCTCTTTTTGCTGCCAAAGATATCAATGAGTTCTACCTTGAACACTGCCCTAAAATCTTTCCCCAAGATAG TTCTCCTTTTGCACCAGCTGCAAATGTGGTCAAATCACTAATGGGACCAAAATATGACGGTAAATATCTTCATGACCTTGTGAGGGAAATGCTGGGAGAAACTAGGTTGCACCAAACCCTGACGAACGTTGTGATCCCAACTTTTGACATTAAGCAGCTCCAGCCAAAAATATTCTCCACCTACGAG GTAAAGACCGATCCTTGCACAGATGTTTTACTGTCGGATATTTGCATCGCAACATCAGCAGCGCCAACTTACCTTCCTGCCCATCATTTTGAAACCCAAGATTCCACTGGTAAAATTAGAAAAGAATTCAATCTTATCGATGGAGGGGTTGCTGCTAATAACCCG ACTTTAGTTGCTATAAACGAAGTGAGCAAAGAAATCCTTCGAGGGAATCCCCATTTTTTTCCAATAAAGCCCACTGACTACACTCGGTTCCTGGTTGTATCTTTGGGGACTGGTTCACCCAAATCAGAAGAGAAGTACCATGCTAATCGAGCAGCCAAATGGGGAGTTTTGGGATGGTTGACCAGTGAGCACTCTACTCCATTGGTGGATATTTTCATGCAAGCAAGCAATGACATGGTGGACTTTCACATTGCCGGATTTTTTCAAGCCCTTCATTCTGAAGATAGTTATCTCCGAATTCAG GATGATACACTCTCTCAGCAAATGTCAACTTTGGATATTGCTACCAAGGAAAACCTTGAGAATCTTGTGAAAGTCGGACAAGAATTGCTAAAAAAACCTGTTTCCAGAGTGAATTTGGAGAATGGTCAATTCGAACCAGCTGGCACGGTAACAAATGAGGACGCTCTCATCAG ATTAGCAGAAGTTCTTTCCATGGAGAAGCGGCTTCGAGACATGAGATCACCTCTTGGAAACTTTGCGATGAAGGAGAATAAAGGATGCGCTCAGATTAATAACACAATGACCTAA